The following proteins come from a genomic window of Burkholderia stabilis:
- the xdhC gene encoding xanthine dehydrogenase accessory protein XdhC, whose amino-acid sequence MEAWLGDLQQLLAHGEAAVLVTVAHTDGSAPREAGTKMLVTRDMARHTIGGGHLEWKAIETARHLLKDGAHVSHARRLERFALGPSLGQCCGGAVVLAFERLDVGDLGWIMSLAKRVAAGAATVRSVSFGPSPGAPLLSEPESPAARADCLLWETGGVSLMTETIAPYAFPVMLFGAGHIGTALVKVLATLPCHVRWIDGPDAVFPPAQALAGIGNLAIDAAAAPADAVDTAPPQSYFVVMTHDHALDFVLAERILRRGDYAYFGMTGSHAKRAQFDHRLAAIGIDPAQVARMRCPIGVEGIIDKAPEVIAISVAAQLLQAVEANAPALASPTH is encoded by the coding sequence ATGGAAGCCTGGCTCGGCGATCTGCAGCAACTTCTCGCGCACGGCGAAGCGGCCGTGCTCGTGACGGTCGCGCACACCGACGGCTCCGCGCCGCGCGAAGCCGGCACCAAGATGCTCGTCACGCGTGACATGGCCCGCCATACGATCGGCGGCGGTCATCTGGAATGGAAGGCGATCGAAACCGCCCGGCATCTGCTGAAGGATGGCGCGCACGTATCCCACGCGCGCAGGCTCGAACGGTTCGCGCTTGGCCCGAGCCTCGGCCAGTGTTGCGGCGGCGCGGTCGTGCTCGCATTCGAGCGGCTCGACGTCGGTGATCTCGGCTGGATCATGTCGCTCGCGAAACGCGTCGCGGCGGGCGCCGCGACCGTGCGTAGCGTATCATTCGGCCCCTCGCCGGGCGCGCCGCTGCTGAGCGAGCCCGAATCGCCGGCCGCGCGTGCCGATTGCCTGTTGTGGGAAACCGGCGGCGTATCGCTGATGACCGAAACGATCGCGCCGTATGCGTTCCCCGTCATGCTGTTCGGCGCCGGGCACATCGGCACCGCGCTCGTGAAGGTGCTCGCGACGCTGCCGTGCCACGTGCGCTGGATCGACGGGCCTGACGCGGTGTTCCCGCCGGCGCAAGCGCTCGCCGGCATCGGCAATCTCGCGATCGACGCGGCCGCTGCCCCGGCCGACGCCGTCGACACGGCGCCGCCGCAGTCCTACTTCGTCGTGATGACGCACGACCACGCACTCGATTTCGTGCTGGCCGAGCGCATCCTGCGACGCGGCGACTACGCCTACTTCGGGATGACCGGCTCGCACGCGAAACGTGCGCAGTTCGATCATCGCCTCGCGGCGATCGGCATCGACCCGGCCCAGGTCGCGCGAATGCGCTGCCCGATCGGTGTCGAAGGCATCATCGACAAGGCGCCCGAAGTGATCGCGATCTCGGTGGCTGCGCAGTTGCTGCAGGCCGTCGAGGCGAACGCGCCCGCGCTGGCTTCCCCTACACACTGA
- a CDS encoding adenosine deaminase produces the protein MTPTFKDKIARAPKAELHIHIEGSLEPELIFALAQRNGVKLAYDSIDALRAAYAFTDLQSFLDIYYAGASVLLTEQDFYDMTAAYCERALADHVAHTELFFDPQTHTERGVPIETVVAGIERALADAEQRGLSSKLILCFLRHLSEEDALATFESALPLFERYRHRLIGVGLDSSELGHPPTKFARVFEKARALGLKLVAHAGEEGPPAYIYEALDVLKVDRIDHGVRSIEDAALVERLAATRTALTVCPLSNLKLCVFDDMAKHTLKALLDRGVAVTINSDDPAYFGGYVNENYFATVAGLQLTDAEVHAVIRNGFEASFVEPAQRDALIARLDAYWQAA, from the coding sequence ATGACCCCGACATTCAAGGACAAGATTGCCCGCGCGCCGAAAGCGGAGCTGCACATCCATATCGAAGGCTCGCTCGAGCCCGAACTGATTTTCGCGCTCGCGCAGCGCAACGGCGTGAAGCTCGCGTACGACTCGATCGACGCGCTGCGCGCGGCGTACGCGTTCACCGACCTGCAGTCGTTCCTCGACATCTATTACGCAGGCGCGAGCGTGCTGCTGACCGAGCAGGATTTCTACGACATGACGGCCGCGTACTGCGAACGCGCGCTGGCCGACCACGTCGCCCATACCGAGCTGTTCTTCGACCCCCAGACGCACACCGAGCGCGGCGTGCCGATCGAGACGGTCGTCGCCGGCATCGAACGCGCACTCGCCGATGCCGAGCAGCGCGGGCTGTCGAGCAAGCTGATCCTGTGTTTCCTGCGCCACTTGTCCGAAGAGGACGCGCTCGCGACGTTCGAATCCGCATTGCCGCTGTTCGAGCGCTATCGCCATCGCCTGATCGGCGTGGGCCTCGATTCGTCCGAGCTCGGCCATCCGCCGACGAAATTCGCGCGCGTGTTCGAAAAAGCGCGTGCGCTCGGGCTGAAGCTCGTCGCGCATGCGGGCGAGGAAGGCCCGCCCGCCTACATCTATGAAGCACTCGACGTGCTGAAGGTCGACCGGATCGACCATGGCGTGCGCAGCATCGAGGACGCGGCGCTCGTCGAGCGCCTCGCCGCGACGCGCACGGCGCTCACCGTGTGCCCGCTGTCGAACCTGAAGCTGTGCGTGTTCGACGACATGGCGAAGCACACGCTGAAGGCGCTGCTCGATCGCGGCGTCGCCGTGACGATCAACTCCGACGATCCGGCCTATTTCGGCGGCTACGTCAACGAAAACTACTTCGCGACGGTCGCGGGGCTGCAGCTCACGGATGCCGAAGTCCATGCGGTGATCCGCAACGGCTTCGAGGCGTCGTTCGTCGAACCGGCGCAACGCGACGCGCTGATCGCGCGCCTCGACGCGTACTGGCAGGCCGCGTGA
- the guaD gene encoding guanine deaminase, translated as MTQTAFRSQLLTFNGDPAQSSQAANYETDGLLIVDDGKVVAAGPYAQLAATLARDAIVHDLRDKLIVPGFIDTHIHYPQTDMIASPAPGLLPWLDKYTFPTERQFGDPEHAREVADFFVDELLACGTTSALVYCTVHKQSADALFAASDARDLRMIAGKVLMDRNCPEFLRDTAQSGYDDSAELIGRWHGKGRQMYALTPRFAPTSTEAQLEACGELARRHPDVFVQSHVAENVDEVKWVAELFPGHRSYLDIYDRYGLLRPRAVYGHCIHLDDEDRRRMAETRTVVAHCPTSNFFLGSGLFDFDKAGEHDVPVTLATDVGGGTSFSMLQTMNEAHKVARLSGHHLTATRMFWLATAGAAQALDLADTVGTLEPRTEADFVVLDPQATPLLARRTKRADSLEELLFAFALLGDDRAVYRTYAAGALVHERGAARRSAAA; from the coding sequence ATGACGCAAACCGCTTTTCGTTCCCAACTGCTGACCTTCAACGGCGACCCGGCACAATCGAGCCAGGCCGCGAACTACGAGACCGACGGCCTCCTGATCGTCGACGACGGCAAGGTCGTCGCGGCCGGCCCGTATGCGCAGCTCGCCGCGACGCTCGCGCGCGACGCGATCGTCCATGACCTGCGCGACAAGCTGATCGTGCCCGGCTTCATCGACACGCACATCCACTATCCGCAGACGGACATGATCGCGTCGCCGGCGCCGGGCCTGTTGCCGTGGCTCGACAAGTACACGTTCCCGACCGAGCGCCAGTTCGGCGACCCCGAGCATGCGCGCGAAGTCGCCGACTTCTTCGTCGACGAACTGCTCGCCTGCGGCACGACGAGCGCGCTCGTCTACTGCACGGTGCACAAGCAGTCGGCCGATGCGCTGTTCGCGGCGAGCGACGCGCGCGACCTGCGGATGATCGCGGGCAAGGTGCTGATGGACCGCAACTGCCCCGAATTCCTGCGCGACACCGCGCAATCGGGTTACGACGACAGCGCCGAGCTGATCGGCCGCTGGCACGGCAAGGGCCGCCAGATGTACGCGCTCACGCCGCGTTTCGCACCGACCTCGACCGAGGCACAGCTCGAAGCGTGCGGCGAACTCGCGCGCCGCCATCCGGACGTGTTCGTGCAGAGCCACGTCGCGGAAAACGTCGACGAGGTGAAATGGGTGGCCGAGCTGTTCCCCGGCCATCGCAGCTATCTCGACATCTACGACCGCTACGGGCTGCTGCGTCCGCGCGCGGTGTACGGCCACTGCATCCACCTCGACGACGAGGACCGCCGCCGGATGGCCGAGACGCGCACCGTCGTCGCGCACTGCCCGACGTCGAACTTCTTCCTCGGCAGCGGGCTGTTCGATTTCGACAAGGCCGGCGAACACGACGTGCCCGTCACGCTCGCGACCGACGTCGGCGGCGGCACGTCGTTCTCGATGCTGCAGACGATGAACGAAGCGCACAAGGTTGCGCGGCTGTCGGGCCACCACCTGACCGCGACGCGGATGTTCTGGCTCGCGACGGCCGGCGCCGCGCAGGCGCTCGACCTCGCCGACACGGTCGGCACGCTCGAGCCGCGCACCGAGGCCGACTTCGTCGTGCTCGATCCGCAGGCCACGCCGCTGCTCGCGCGCCGCACGAAGCGCGCGGATTCGCTCGAGGAACTGCTGTTCGCGTTCGCGCTGCTCGGCGACGACCGCGCGGTGTACCGCACCTATGCGGCCGGCGCACTCGTCCACGAACGCGGCGCCGCACGCCGCTCCGCAGCCGCGTAA
- a CDS encoding TMEM165/GDT1 family protein: MSQAFLISTGAVALAEIGDKTQLLSLVLAARYRKPVPIILGVLVATLVNHGFAGALGEWLGALVTPSIMRWALAFSFIAMGLWILVPDKLDADEANANRSRLGVFGATLVAFFLAEMGDKTQIATVALAARFQDYIGVVAGTTFGMMLANVPAILLGDRFAHRLPTKLVHGIAAVLFVVLGALALLGIGV; encoded by the coding sequence GTGTCCCAAGCCTTCCTGATCTCCACCGGCGCCGTCGCCCTCGCTGAAATCGGCGACAAGACCCAACTGCTTTCCCTCGTGCTGGCCGCGCGTTATCGCAAGCCGGTGCCGATCATCCTCGGCGTGCTCGTCGCGACGCTCGTCAATCACGGTTTCGCAGGCGCGCTCGGCGAATGGCTCGGCGCGCTCGTCACGCCGTCGATCATGCGCTGGGCGCTCGCATTCTCGTTCATCGCGATGGGGTTGTGGATCCTCGTGCCGGACAAGCTCGATGCCGACGAAGCCAACGCCAACCGCTCGCGGCTCGGCGTGTTCGGCGCGACCCTCGTGGCGTTCTTCCTCGCGGAGATGGGCGACAAGACGCAGATCGCGACCGTCGCGCTGGCCGCGCGCTTTCAGGACTATATCGGCGTCGTGGCCGGCACGACGTTCGGGATGATGCTCGCGAACGTGCCCGCGATCCTGCTCGGCGACCGCTTCGCGCACCGCCTGCCGACGAAGCTCGTGCACGGGATCGCGGCCGTGCTGTTCGTGGTGCTCGGCGCGCTGGCGCTGCTCGGTATCGGGGTCTGA
- a CDS encoding DUF4136 domain-containing protein: MKREWIQRGAGWAAVLCVALLTGCTSYVTTQVTAFSDWSGSDATRTYAFTRTDAQKNSIEQSTYEPIVASELSAYAFRQVPQAQARYLVGLTYTVGSDLVTVPQPVYYDPWFAPGPYWRRGPWGPWGPWGPMPAGYVAQTYQVFDYTLGIRITERATGKEVYNVSARTTGDNGTLLYAMPFLARSALADFPLSNGSVRSVRLPVDKRGGPAAPAANERAVPAPPASGAAVAK, translated from the coding sequence ATGAAACGCGAATGGATTCAACGCGGTGCGGGCTGGGCGGCGGTGCTGTGCGTGGCGCTGCTGACCGGCTGCACCAGCTACGTGACGACCCAGGTCACGGCCTTCTCCGACTGGAGCGGCAGCGACGCGACACGCACCTATGCGTTCACGCGCACCGATGCGCAGAAAAACAGTATCGAGCAATCGACCTACGAGCCGATCGTCGCGAGCGAGCTGTCCGCGTATGCGTTCCGGCAGGTGCCGCAGGCGCAGGCGCGGTATCTCGTCGGGCTGACCTACACGGTCGGCAGCGATCTCGTGACGGTGCCGCAGCCGGTCTACTACGATCCGTGGTTCGCGCCCGGGCCGTACTGGCGGCGCGGGCCGTGGGGTCCGTGGGGCCCCTGGGGGCCGATGCCGGCCGGCTACGTCGCGCAGACGTATCAGGTGTTCGACTACACGCTCGGCATCCGCATCACCGAGCGCGCAACGGGCAAGGAGGTCTACAACGTGTCCGCGCGTACGACCGGCGACAACGGCACGCTGCTGTATGCGATGCCGTTCCTCGCCCGCAGCGCGCTCGCCGATTTCCCGCTGTCGAACGGCTCGGTCCGTTCGGTCCGGTTGCCGGTCGACAAGCGCGGCGGGCCGGCGGCGCCGGCCGCCAACGAGCGCGCGGTGCCGGCTCCCCCGGCGTCGGGCGCGGCGGTCGCGAAGTAA